A window of the Campylobacter massiliensis genome harbors these coding sequences:
- a CDS encoding efflux RND transporter permease subunit, whose product MFSKFFIDRPIFATVVSIIIVIAGAMAIKGLPIEEYPKLTPPQISVSAVYTGADAQTIADSVASAIEDQINGVENMLYMQSTSSSSGSLNINVYFKIGTSAKQATIDVNNRVQAALSRLPQEVQNMGVTVRERSSSILEAIGFTSPKMNSIEMYNYVNLNIADEIKRVNGVGDTVLIGTKEYSIRIWLKPDLLAYYKLTPSDVIAQVKIQNSQYAAGKIGEQPSDGDNPYVYSVRTGGRLKNAAQFGDIIIKSADGATLKLKDVATVELGAANYANDAMLNGKDSIPLLIFMQNDANALATAQAVNAKLDELSKNFPEGFTHTIAYNPTEFIEVSIHEVVKTFIEAMILVLIVMYMFLKSFRATVIPMLAVPVSIIGTFGGLYAMGFSINLITLFALILAIGIVVDDAIIVIENVERILHEEKDITVKEATYKAMEEVQTPVISIVLVLSAVFVPVSFMEGFVGVIQRQFALTLVTSVCISGFVALTLTPALCGVMIKKQESKPFWFVQKFNDFFDWSTKIFTAGVAKVLRHVIISLILIGVMGFATYELFKKVPSGLVPSEDKGALMVITSLPPSSNMLKTKEEVKTISNMILSNPNVEFTMGFAGYDMIAGALRENSAISFVKLKDWSQRKTPDSQADALTGPFNGMLWGSKESMSFVVNVPPIMGLSMTGGFEMYLQNKSGKSYAQIEADVKKVVAAANARPDLTSVRSTLETNYRQFKIDVDRQKAQMFGVSESEIFSAIGSTFGSYYVNDFNLFGKSYRVYARGEEGFRNNPEDLRKIYVRSSGGEMIPLNSVATLTRILGPDIVDRFNLFPAAKIQGDPKPGYTSGDAIKAIQEVVEQTLSTEEYSISWAGTAYQEVSSQGTGSTAFIFGMIFVFLILAAQYERWLIPLAVITAVPFAVFGSLVAVWARGLTNDIYFQIGLLLLIGLSAKNAILIVEFAMQERLAGKSVFDAAVNAARLRFRPIVMTSLAFTLGVFPMVISTGAGAASRHSLGTGVVGGMIAATTIAIFFIPMFYYLLEKLNNKVWDKKPSRAQEIKNV is encoded by the coding sequence ATGTTTTCTAAATTTTTCATTGACCGCCCGATATTCGCCACCGTCGTATCTATCATCATAGTTATCGCGGGCGCGATGGCGATAAAGGGGCTTCCCATCGAGGAGTATCCTAAGCTAACCCCGCCTCAAATTTCCGTTAGCGCCGTCTACACAGGCGCCGACGCCCAGACTATCGCCGACTCCGTAGCTAGCGCGATCGAGGACCAGATAAACGGCGTAGAAAACATGCTCTATATGCAAAGCACCTCAAGCTCGAGCGGCTCGCTAAATATCAACGTTTATTTTAAAATCGGCACCTCAGCCAAACAAGCCACGATCGACGTAAACAACCGCGTCCAGGCCGCGCTCTCAAGGCTGCCTCAAGAGGTGCAAAACATGGGCGTAACCGTGCGCGAACGTAGCAGTTCGATCCTAGAGGCTATAGGCTTTACTAGTCCGAAAATGAACTCCATCGAGATGTATAACTACGTAAATTTAAACATAGCAGACGAGATCAAAAGGGTTAACGGCGTAGGCGATACCGTGCTAATCGGTACCAAAGAGTACTCGATACGAATTTGGCTAAAGCCCGATTTGCTCGCTTACTACAAGCTAACTCCTAGCGACGTAATCGCCCAAGTAAAAATCCAAAATAGCCAATACGCCGCCGGTAAGATAGGCGAGCAGCCGTCAGACGGCGATAATCCTTACGTTTATTCCGTTCGCACGGGCGGACGACTCAAAAATGCCGCACAGTTTGGCGATATAATCATCAAAAGCGCGGACGGCGCGACGCTAAAGCTAAAAGACGTAGCGACAGTGGAGTTAGGAGCGGCTAACTACGCCAACGACGCGATGCTAAACGGTAAAGACTCTATACCGCTTCTAATCTTTATGCAAAACGACGCTAACGCCCTAGCCACGGCGCAAGCGGTAAATGCAAAGCTAGACGAGCTAAGTAAAAATTTCCCCGAAGGATTTACGCACACGATCGCATATAACCCGACCGAATTTATCGAAGTCTCTATCCACGAAGTCGTAAAAACCTTTATCGAGGCGATGATCTTAGTTCTCATCGTTATGTATATGTTTTTAAAGAGCTTCCGCGCTACCGTCATCCCGATGCTAGCCGTTCCCGTGTCCATCATCGGCACCTTTGGCGGACTGTACGCGATGGGATTTAGTATAAATTTAATCACTCTTTTTGCGCTTATCCTTGCTATCGGTATCGTCGTGGACGACGCCATCATCGTTATCGAAAACGTGGAGAGAATTTTACACGAGGAAAAAGACATCACCGTCAAAGAAGCGACATATAAGGCGATGGAGGAGGTACAAACCCCCGTCATCTCGATCGTGCTGGTTTTATCCGCCGTTTTTGTTCCGGTTTCTTTTATGGAGGGTTTTGTCGGCGTGATCCAGCGCCAGTTTGCGCTCACTCTGGTTACTTCGGTTTGTATTTCGGGCTTTGTCGCACTTACGCTTACTCCGGCACTTTGCGGCGTTATGATAAAAAAACAAGAGAGTAAGCCGTTTTGGTTCGTGCAAAAATTTAACGACTTTTTCGACTGGAGTACGAAAATTTTTACCGCGGGCGTTGCAAAAGTGCTTCGTCACGTGATAATCAGCCTTATTTTGATAGGCGTCATGGGTTTTGCGACTTACGAGCTGTTTAAAAAAGTTCCTAGCGGCCTCGTACCGTCCGAAGATAAGGGCGCACTGATGGTTATCACTTCGCTACCGCCGTCAAGCAATATGCTAAAAACCAAAGAAGAGGTAAAAACTATCAGCAACATGATTCTAAGCAATCCAAACGTCGAATTTACGATGGGGTTTGCCGGATACGATATGATCGCGGGCGCGCTTAGAGAAAACTCGGCCATCAGCTTCGTCAAGCTAAAAGACTGGAGCCAGAGAAAAACGCCGGATAGTCAAGCAGACGCGCTAACCGGCCCCTTTAACGGTATGCTTTGGGGCTCGAAGGAGTCGATGAGCTTTGTCGTAAACGTCCCGCCTATCATGGGTCTTTCGATGACGGGCGGCTTTGAGATGTATCTACAAAATAAAAGCGGCAAAAGCTACGCCCAGATCGAAGCCGACGTGAAAAAAGTAGTGGCCGCGGCAAATGCGCGCCCGGATCTAACTAGCGTGCGCTCGACGCTAGAGACTAATTACCGCCAGTTTAAAATCGACGTCGATAGGCAAAAAGCCCAGATGTTCGGCGTGAGCGAGAGCGAAATTTTTAGCGCGATAGGCTCAACCTTCGGTTCGTATTACGTCAATGACTTCAACCTTTTCGGTAAATCCTACCGCGTCTACGCTAGAGGCGAAGAGGGCTTTAGAAACAACCCCGAAGACTTGCGTAAAATTTACGTCCGCTCAAGCGGCGGTGAGATGATACCGCTAAACTCGGTAGCCACCCTAACTAGAATTTTGGGTCCCGATATCGTGGATAGATTTAACCTTTTCCCAGCGGCCAAGATCCAAGGCGACCCAAAACCGGGCTACACATCGGGAGACGCGATAAAAGCGATACAAGAGGTGGTCGAGCAGACGCTAAGCACGGAGGAGTACTCCATCAGCTGGGCGGGTACGGCGTATCAGGAGGTTAGCTCGCAAGGTACGGGCTCTACGGCGTTTATATTCGGTATGATTTTCGTATTTTTGATCCTAGCGGCGCAGTATGAGCGCTGGCTCATCCCGCTAGCCGTTATCACGGCCGTTCCGTTTGCGGTTTTTGGCTCGCTAGTCGCCGTTTGGGCTAGAGGGCTAACAAACGACATTTATTTCCAGATCGGACTACTGCTTCTCATCGGTCTATCGGCTAAAAACGCGATCCTTATCGTAGAATTTGCGATGCAAGAAAGACTAGCTGGCAAGAGCGTATTTGACGCGGCCGTTAATGCTGCAAGGCTTCGCTTCCGCCCGATCGTCATGACCTCGCTCGCGTTTACCCTGGGCGTTTTTCCGATGGTTATCAGCACGGGTGCCGGCGCTGCGTCTCGCCACTCTCTAGGCACGGGCGTGGTCGGCGGTATGATAGCTGCCACTACGATAGCGATATTTTTCATACCGATGTTTTACTATCTACTAGAAAAGCTAAACAACAAAGTCTGGGACAAAAAACCAAGCCGAGCACAGGAGATCAAAAATGTATAA
- a CDS encoding efflux transporter outer membrane subunit: MYKILTLAAALFLAGCSFRPEIPEVDTKFESTYKFETSDIKDEWWKEFGDENLNALVASALEKNTDLRTAYLNLQKAAASLGISEADLFPSVNLNVGYTKAKSSGETYTKQPQTRYRTSQVNLGLSYEIDLWGRVRNSVESAKASLNATKLDYATARLSISSSVAKSYFALVALNMREAVLKDTLKTYEETLALRKTQLDLGGINETTYLQSKAAVESAKVSLLEVQTSLSQALTSVAMLTGKSNDEILSGAVQSAKMLPKEPKVSAGVSADILLRRSDVAKAYADLNATNALIGVAKADYLPSISLTGLFGFSSVDFENIFISNANTWSIGGSLVQKIFDYGRTKNNVRIAETNEQIAAVAYEAAVKKALGEVRDALNNRKNAKLTLNQVKELLNSQEKIYKLAKDQFEEGYTGHLELLDAQRNLLSVRLQDIAANLSLIDSVVDVYKAFGGGFKAE; this comes from the coding sequence ATGTATAAAATTTTAACTTTAGCCGCGGCGCTATTTTTAGCAGGCTGCTCGTTTCGACCCGAGATACCCGAGGTCGATACGAAATTTGAATCTACGTATAAATTTGAAACTAGCGACATCAAAGACGAGTGGTGGAAGGAGTTTGGCGACGAAAACCTAAACGCTCTCGTAGCTAGCGCGCTAGAGAAAAACACCGACCTTCGCACAGCTTATTTAAATTTACAAAAAGCGGCCGCAAGCCTAGGCATCTCGGAAGCAGATCTATTTCCTAGCGTAAATTTAAACGTCGGCTACACTAAAGCAAAAAGTAGTGGCGAAACCTACACCAAACAGCCTCAGACGCGCTACCGAACATCGCAGGTAAATTTAGGCCTAAGCTACGAGATAGACCTGTGGGGCAGAGTGAGAAACAGCGTCGAGTCGGCTAAAGCCAGCCTAAACGCGACCAAGCTCGACTACGCCACCGCGCGCCTTAGCATAAGCTCTAGCGTGGCTAAAAGCTACTTCGCGCTCGTGGCTCTAAATATGCGCGAAGCCGTGCTAAAAGACACGCTAAAAACCTACGAGGAGACGCTAGCGCTTCGCAAAACGCAGCTTGATCTAGGCGGCATAAACGAGACGACCTATCTACAAAGCAAAGCCGCCGTCGAAAGCGCAAAAGTAAGCCTGCTAGAGGTGCAAACCTCGCTGTCTCAGGCTCTAACGTCGGTAGCGATGCTAACGGGTAAATCAAACGACGAGATCCTGAGTGGTGCCGTGCAGAGCGCTAAAATGCTACCAAAAGAGCCCAAAGTAAGTGCGGGCGTAAGTGCGGACATACTACTGCGAAGGAGCGACGTAGCTAAAGCCTACGCCGATCTAAACGCCACTAACGCGCTAATCGGCGTCGCAAAGGCCGACTATCTGCCGTCCATCTCGCTAACAGGGCTTTTTGGATTTTCTAGCGTGGATTTTGAAAATATCTTTATCAGTAACGCAAACACGTGGAGCATAGGCGGATCTTTGGTGCAGAAAATTTTTGACTACGGCAGAACCAAAAACAACGTCCGCATAGCCGAAACTAACGAGCAAATCGCGGCCGTAGCCTACGAAGCGGCGGTCAAAAAGGCTCTGGGCGAGGTTAGAGACGCGCTAAACAACCGTAAAAACGCCAAACTAACGCTAAATCAAGTCAAAGAGCTCCTGAACTCGCAAGAAAAAATCTATAAGCTGGCCAAGGATCAGTTTGAAGAAGGCTACACCGGGCACCTGGAACTACTAGACGCGCAGCGCAACCTACTCTCGGTTAGACTCCAAGATATTGCGGCAAATTTAAGCCTCATCGACTCGGTCGTGGACGTTTATAAGGCATTTGGCGGCGGATTTAAAGCCGAATAA
- the purN gene encoding phosphoribosylglycinamide formyltransferase, translated as MLTKKIAVLFSGGGSNLEAILERLHGKVFGETRIEVALTLTNKANAGGIAKAAKYGLQSVVTEHVNFASREEFDAAVVAQIKRANVDLTVLAGFMRILTPVFTRQIRAINLHPSLLPLFKGAHAIKESFESDMKVGGVSVHWVSEELDGGKIIAQRAFEKSAGMSFEDFEAKIHAIEHEILPETIVQILTGKE; from the coding sequence ATGCTTACGAAAAAAATAGCGGTTTTATTTAGCGGCGGCGGCTCGAATTTGGAGGCGATTTTAGAGAGGCTGCACGGCAAAGTTTTTGGCGAAACCAGGATCGAGGTCGCGCTAACGCTAACAAATAAAGCTAACGCAGGCGGCATAGCAAAAGCCGCAAAATACGGCCTGCAAAGCGTCGTTACCGAGCACGTTAATTTTGCCTCGAGAGAGGAGTTTGACGCTGCGGTCGTAGCACAGATAAAGCGTGCTAACGTCGATCTAACGGTGCTTGCGGGCTTTATGCGCATCCTTACGCCAGTTTTTACGAGGCAGATTCGCGCGATAAATTTGCATCCGTCGCTACTACCGCTTTTTAAGGGCGCGCACGCGATAAAAGAGAGCTTTGAAAGCGATATGAAGGTGGGCGGCGTGAGCGTGCACTGGGTCAGCGAGGAGCTAGACGGTGGCAAGATCATCGCTCAGCGCGCGTTTGAAAAGAGCGCGGGAATGAGTTTTGAGGATTTTGAAGCTAAAATCCACGCGATAGAGCATGAAATTTTGCCTGAAACTATCGTGCAAATTTTAACCGGCAAAGAATAA
- a CDS encoding NAD(P)H-hydrate dehydratase, producing MKKLFWDTAELDARAVSEFGLSTEVLMQNAANALANAVRSKFKKTSTKRRKILGVVGSGNNGADVLAALRLLGGKFDCFTFLASNKQNETSKTELTRALKCGVNLISNLTESGEFDCIIDGIFGTGLSRELDERTINLINLLNEKPAYKLACDIPSGLDKNGVLQGAVFKADTTVTMGALKSALYSDFAKDFVGRVKVANLGLPRELYETGTSFYKLGKSDLNLPFRTKQNANKGDFGHVFVVSGQKGGAARIAGLAALTIGAGLVSVVGENLNIEPVLMQSARITPKMEVGAVGMGLGELDEAQKDELFSELKTKDALVIDADLCYEPRTLELLSSEKIVITPHPKEFASLLELANLGKFDVCEVQKNRFKLAQVFSRNFKCVLVLKGANTLIAQGGEVYVMTHGSATLAKGGSGDALSGIVAGLLAQGYDPLNAAISGALAHALAAREIKINDYALTAADVIKGLKCLRKK from the coding sequence ATGAAAAAGCTATTTTGGGATACGGCGGAGCTTGACGCTAGAGCCGTGAGCGAGTTTGGGCTTAGCACCGAAGTGCTGATGCAAAACGCTGCTAACGCGTTAGCTAACGCCGTGCGAAGTAAGTTCAAAAAAACATCGACCAAACGCCGTAAAATTTTAGGCGTAGTCGGCAGCGGAAATAACGGCGCAGACGTGCTCGCCGCGCTTAGACTTTTGGGCGGTAAATTTGATTGTTTCACGTTTTTGGCGAGCAACAAACAAAACGAAACGTCAAAAACCGAGCTAACTAGAGCGCTAAAATGCGGCGTAAATTTGATCTCAAATTTGACGGAAAGCGGCGAATTTGACTGCATCATCGACGGGATTTTCGGAACCGGACTTAGCCGCGAGCTAGACGAGCGGACGATAAATTTGATAAATCTACTAAACGAAAAACCCGCCTATAAGCTTGCCTGCGATATCCCGAGCGGTCTTGATAAAAACGGCGTGCTGCAAGGCGCGGTCTTTAAGGCCGATACGACCGTGACGATGGGCGCGCTAAAGTCGGCGCTTTATAGTGACTTTGCAAAGGATTTCGTCGGGCGCGTAAAGGTCGCAAATTTGGGCCTTCCTCGCGAGCTGTACGAGACGGGGACGAGCTTTTATAAACTTGGAAAAAGCGATTTAAATTTGCCATTTCGCACTAAGCAAAACGCTAACAAGGGCGACTTTGGGCATGTGTTTGTCGTTAGCGGCCAAAAGGGCGGAGCAGCGCGTATAGCGGGACTTGCCGCGCTAACGATCGGTGCGGGGCTCGTTAGCGTCGTGGGCGAAAATTTAAACATTGAGCCAGTTTTAATGCAAAGTGCTCGCATAACGCCCAAAATGGAAGTCGGAGCCGTCGGTATGGGGCTTGGCGAGCTTGATGAGGCGCAAAAAGACGAGCTTTTTAGCGAGCTAAAAACAAAAGACGCGCTCGTTATCGACGCCGATCTTTGCTATGAGCCGCGTACGCTTGAGCTTTTAAGCAGCGAAAAAATAGTGATAACGCCACATCCAAAGGAGTTTGCGAGCCTGCTAGAGCTTGCGAATCTAGGCAAATTTGACGTCTGCGAAGTGCAAAAAAATCGCTTCAAACTCGCTCAAGTTTTTAGCCGAAATTTTAAATGCGTGCTTGTGCTAAAGGGCGCAAATACGCTAATCGCGCAAGGCGGCGAGGTCTACGTCATGACGCATGGAAGCGCTACGCTCGCAAAAGGCGGCAGCGGAGACGCGCTAAGCGGTATCGTCGCGGGACTACTCGCGCAGGGTTACGACCCGCTAAACGCCGCGATCTCGGGCGCGTTAGCTCACGCGTTAGCCGCTCGCGAAATCAAAATCAACGACTACGCGCTCACGGCCGCGGACGTCATCAAAGGACTCAAATGCTTACGAAAAAAATAG
- a CDS encoding YifB family Mg chelatase-like AAA ATPase has translation MKALKCATYNDELRLVDVESSFNRGLPALNIVGLAGASIKESAERVKSALLSLNFSFPAQKIIINLSPSDMPKSGSHFDLPIALLIALQKERDFEPIFAFGELGLDGGVKSTASLFSILLFLSAKAPGSRVLIPQEIAQKAGAIPNLEIYAVSNLAEAIKFFLEPEFAVSRRVGAVHPLFSNLIKIGEKSFIKNQNFELNFSDVKGQSRAKRACLVAACGMHNIIFEGSPGCGKSMSAKRLRYILPPQSLDEILLSCAYSSLNQQESEFSVLRAFRSPHHTSTRSSIFGGGSSSARIGEVGLANGGILFFDELPHFAPQILESLREPLEDYKINISRVNSKVTYETKFMFVAAMNPCPCGNLLSKNLECKCSELEIKRYKSRISAPVLDRIDLHVQMDEVAASDKSDVTSESMQDTVLRVFETQISRSQSELNGKLGDEEIAKFCICDDEASGVLDHATQRFSLSRRAINKTLKVARTIADIDGSRVIKKPHILEALSYRVKQEGA, from the coding sequence ATGAAAGCCCTAAAATGCGCCACTTATAATGACGAATTACGGCTTGTGGACGTCGAGTCCAGCTTTAACCGCGGTTTGCCTGCACTTAATATCGTAGGGCTTGCGGGAGCTTCGATCAAAGAGAGCGCCGAGCGCGTAAAATCAGCGCTTTTATCGTTAAATTTCTCCTTCCCCGCGCAAAAAATCATCATAAATTTATCCCCCTCGGATATGCCAAAATCCGGTAGCCACTTTGACCTACCCATTGCGCTTTTAATCGCTTTGCAAAAAGAGCGCGATTTTGAGCCTATTTTTGCGTTCGGCGAGTTGGGGCTCGACGGCGGCGTCAAAAGTACGGCTAGCCTTTTTTCTATCTTACTTTTTTTGAGCGCGAAAGCGCCAGGTTCTCGCGTGCTGATCCCGCAAGAGATAGCGCAAAAAGCGGGCGCCATACCGAATTTAGAAATTTACGCCGTTTCAAATTTGGCCGAGGCGATCAAATTTTTCCTAGAGCCCGAATTCGCCGTCTCGCGCAGAGTCGGCGCCGTTCATCCGCTTTTTTCAAATTTAATCAAAATCGGCGAAAAAAGCTTCATAAAAAATCAAAATTTCGAGCTAAATTTTAGCGACGTAAAAGGCCAGAGTAGGGCAAAAAGAGCCTGCCTGGTGGCTGCTTGCGGTATGCACAATATTATCTTTGAGGGAAGTCCCGGGTGCGGCAAGAGTATGAGCGCCAAGCGCCTGCGATACATTTTACCGCCGCAAAGTTTGGATGAGATTTTGCTCAGCTGCGCTTACAGCTCGCTAAATCAGCAGGAGAGCGAATTTTCTGTACTCCGCGCCTTTCGCTCGCCTCATCACACGAGTACGCGAAGCTCGATATTTGGCGGCGGATCGAGCTCGGCTAGGATCGGCGAGGTCGGACTAGCTAACGGTGGGATTTTATTTTTTGACGAGCTTCCTCACTTTGCGCCGCAAATTTTAGAGAGCCTACGCGAGCCGCTGGAGGACTATAAAATCAACATCTCGCGGGTAAACTCAAAGGTCACGTATGAGACCAAATTTATGTTCGTAGCCGCGATGAACCCTTGCCCTTGCGGTAATCTACTCTCAAAAAATCTAGAGTGCAAATGCTCGGAGCTCGAGATCAAGCGCTATAAATCGCGTATTTCGGCACCCGTGCTTGACCGCATCGACCTTCACGTGCAGATGGACGAGGTGGCTGCGAGCGATAAAAGCGACGTCACGAGCGAATCGATGCAAGATACCGTGCTGCGCGTGTTTGAGACGCAAATCTCGCGCTCTCAAAGCGAGCTAAATGGCAAGCTTGGCGACGAAGAGATAGCTAAATTTTGCATTTGCGACGACGAGGCGAGCGGCGTGCTAGATCACGCAACGCAGAGATTTTCACTCAGCCGCCGCGCTATCAATAAAACCCTAAAAGTTGCTCGCACGATCGCTGATATCGATGGCTCGCGCGTCATCAAAAAGCCCCATATTTTGGAGGCTTTGAGCTACCGAGTGAAGCAGGAGGGCGCATGA
- the def gene encoding peptide deformylase, whose product MILEILTYPNKKLFVKSLEVKVFDDELHKFLDNMYETMIAKNGIGLAAIQTGEAKRILIINLVDEESKEQRKEDLLEIINPKILRKEGEIIYQEGCLSVPGYYEDVKRAEFITLEYQDRFGERKELEADGLLSVAIQHEMDHLDGHLFIERIGYNKRKKFDKEYKKQKNA is encoded by the coding sequence ATGATACTAGAAATCCTAACCTATCCGAACAAAAAACTCTTCGTCAAATCGCTTGAAGTTAAAGTTTTTGACGACGAGTTGCATAAATTTTTAGACAACATGTATGAGACCATGATCGCTAAAAACGGTATCGGACTAGCCGCCATCCAAACTGGCGAGGCTAAGCGAATTTTGATCATCAATTTAGTTGACGAAGAGAGCAAAGAACAGCGCAAAGAGGATCTGCTAGAAATCATAAATCCCAAAATTTTACGCAAAGAGGGCGAGATAATATATCAAGAAGGCTGCCTTAGCGTGCCCGGATACTACGAAGACGTAAAAAGAGCCGAGTTTATAACGCTTGAGTATCAAGACCGCTTCGGCGAGCGTAAAGAGCTCGAGGCCGACGGGCTTTTATCGGTCGCGATTCAGCATGAGATGGATCACCTCGATGGGCACCTTTTTATCGAGCGTATTGGCTACAACAAACGCAAAAAATTTGACAAAGAGTATAAAAAGCAAAAAAACGCATGA
- a CDS encoding GGDEF domain-containing protein: MIKLDNKKSENVVVKKEDEKAVEGELNIYGFSEAIIKELSEENIPSIPKNYTIFFEKMLEKQPDDFKKKVGEIIKIEEEISRLEDDRQINIEREVKNSFMQIKSMLQAVGLIYKNLTILRTIIKKRSSILEPNISLLSLQNMFNAFNEDLNRLNSLMGKHIEVIKTSYEEVSKVFKVVEEQSIYDPKFDIYNRKFFLKTLETEVGNIEKYSYESSVMLIKPKEAALKDIGSKGRLALLKNISRMLLRTSKRSDILAHYGDGCFAMLMRHTDMVGAQKACERITEMFYETSFILKGEKFEFDMEVVACNLRTDKTVAELLSAALDTLVKTGRDGKRYEILDEKAAK; this comes from the coding sequence TTGATAAAGTTAGACAACAAAAAAAGCGAAAACGTAGTAGTAAAAAAAGAGGATGAAAAGGCCGTAGAGGGCGAGTTAAACATCTACGGCTTTTCCGAGGCGATCATTAAAGAACTAAGCGAGGAAAACATCCCCTCGATACCAAAAAACTACACCATTTTTTTTGAAAAGATGCTTGAAAAGCAGCCTGATGATTTTAAGAAAAAAGTCGGCGAGATCATAAAGATCGAAGAAGAGATTAGTAGACTCGAAGACGATAGGCAAATAAACATCGAGCGCGAGGTAAAAAATAGCTTCATGCAGATAAAAAGCATGTTGCAAGCCGTAGGACTCATCTATAAAAATTTGACTATCCTAAGAACTATAATAAAAAAACGCTCGAGCATACTAGAGCCAAACATCAGCTTGCTAAGCTTGCAAAATATGTTTAACGCCTTTAACGAAGACCTAAATAGGCTAAATTCGCTGATGGGTAAGCATATCGAAGTGATAAAAACTAGCTACGAAGAGGTCAGTAAGGTCTTTAAGGTCGTAGAAGAGCAATCCATCTACGATCCTAAATTTGACATCTACAACAGAAAGTTTTTCCTAAAAACGCTCGAAACCGAAGTCGGAAATATCGAAAAATACAGCTACGAATCATCCGTTATGCTCATAAAACCAAAAGAAGCAGCCTTAAAAGATATCGGCTCAAAAGGTAGACTAGCGCTGCTAAAAAATATTTCTAGGATGTTGCTACGCACATCAAAACGAAGCGATATCTTGGCGCATTACGGCGATGGGTGCTTTGCTATGCTGATGCGGCACACAGATATGGTCGGTGCGCAAAAGGCCTGCGAACGTATCACCGAGATGTTTTACGAGACCTCGTTTATACTAAAGGGTGAGAAATTCGAGTTTGACATGGAGGTCGTTGCCTGCAACCTAAGAACCGATAAAACTGTCGCAGAGCTACTATCTGCAGCCCTTGATACTCTCGTAAAAACCGGCAGAGACGGTAAGCGCTACGAGATTTTAGACGAGAAAGCGGCTAAATGA
- the clpP gene encoding ATP-dependent Clp endopeptidase proteolytic subunit ClpP — MSYYIPYVIERTSKGERSYDIYSRLLKDRIIMLSGEIEDGMASAIVAQMLFLEAEDPDKDIYLYINSPGGVITSGFSIYDTMNYIKPDVCTICIGQAASMGAFLLSCGAQGKRYALPNSRIMIHQPLGGARGQATDIEIQAKEILRMKEILNAILAKNTGQKLAKIQKDTDRDFFMSSAEAKEYGLIDKVLEKSFK, encoded by the coding sequence ATGAGCTACTACATCCCCTACGTCATCGAGCGTACGAGCAAGGGCGAGAGAAGCTACGACATCTACTCGCGCCTGCTAAAAGACCGCATAATAATGCTTAGTGGCGAGATCGAGGACGGTATGGCGTCTGCGATCGTGGCTCAGATGTTGTTTTTAGAGGCTGAAGACCCGGATAAAGATATCTATCTATATATAAACAGTCCTGGCGGCGTGATAACGAGCGGATTTAGCATTTACGATACGATGAACTACATCAAGCCCGACGTCTGCACAATCTGTATAGGTCAGGCAGCGTCTATGGGCGCGTTTTTGCTTAGCTGCGGGGCGCAGGGCAAGCGTTATGCGTTACCAAATTCGCGCATCATGATCCACCAGCCTTTAGGCGGCGCGCGCGGACAGGCGACGGATATAGAGATCCAGGCGAAGGAAATCTTGCGTATGAAAGAAATTTTAAACGCGATCCTAGCTAAAAATACGGGTCAAAAACTAGCTAAAATCCAAAAAGATACCGACAGGGACTTTTTCATGAGCTCTGCAGAAGCCAAAGAATACGGGCTTATAGATAAAGTTTTGGAGAAAAGCTTTAAGTAA